The Treponema primitia ZAS-1 genome window below encodes:
- a CDS encoding acyl-CoA dehydrogenase family protein, whose translation MENFLNDNEDILFHLEHLDLDRIIRFKEEEFTQAEQFSYAPKDAADARDSYKRVLSIIGEMCGEFIAPNAPKVDEEGPLLDLATNQVTLNPATQKAMDMFAQADLMGFCIPRRYGGLNMPSTILCIASELLSRADASALNFGLQQDIAETINKFASEEQKQAVLPRLCSGEWGSSMILTEPDAGSDLQAVNLKAVQGEDGKWYLSGVKRFITNGCGTIGLVLARSEEKGKGARGLSFFLYERDDKMIIRRLEHKLGIHGSPTCELQFNKAPAELVGERQRGLTKYTMWLMNNARLGIAAQAVGIAEAAYREADLYAAKRIQFNVSVRTLPPVFEMLTEMKVAVEAGRTLLYETARFVDLKEVLEDFSDAHPDQKGDIVEDKKRYAKLAGFFTPLVKAYATEMANKVAYDAIQIHGGTGYMKEFNAERHYRDARITNIYEGTTQLQVVAAIGPVTSGIAQSILDEYDQADFTYAADLIAKVRAARKIFDATLDYVKAYKGEGHEQFLSYHSRRLVEMTTDLVISYLLLRDAVHSERKLKVAAIFIAKAPSRIEASHSFITGDNGTLLRCYAEVIGAGE comes from the coding sequence GTGGAAAACTTTTTAAACGATAACGAAGATATTTTATTTCACCTGGAACACCTGGACCTGGACCGGATTATCCGCTTCAAGGAAGAGGAATTTACCCAGGCTGAACAATTTTCCTACGCGCCCAAGGATGCTGCGGATGCCAGGGATTCCTACAAACGGGTTCTGAGCATCATCGGGGAAATGTGCGGCGAGTTTATCGCCCCCAACGCCCCAAAGGTTGACGAGGAGGGCCCTCTTTTGGACCTGGCGACAAACCAGGTAACCCTGAACCCCGCCACCCAAAAGGCGATGGACATGTTCGCCCAGGCGGATCTCATGGGCTTCTGCATCCCCCGGCGTTACGGCGGTCTCAACATGCCTTCAACGATACTGTGCATCGCCTCGGAGCTCCTCTCCCGCGCCGACGCTTCGGCCCTTAACTTCGGTCTCCAGCAGGATATCGCCGAGACCATCAACAAGTTTGCTTCCGAGGAACAGAAACAGGCGGTACTGCCCCGGCTCTGTTCCGGCGAGTGGGGTTCATCAATGATACTCACCGAACCCGATGCGGGGAGCGATCTTCAGGCGGTAAACCTCAAGGCGGTTCAGGGCGAGGATGGCAAGTGGTACCTCAGCGGGGTTAAGCGCTTTATCACCAACGGCTGCGGAACCATCGGCCTGGTCCTGGCCCGCAGCGAAGAAAAGGGCAAGGGCGCCCGGGGCTTATCGTTCTTCCTCTACGAGCGGGACGATAAGATGATTATCCGCCGGCTGGAACACAAGCTGGGCATCCACGGTTCCCCCACCTGCGAGCTGCAGTTTAACAAGGCTCCCGCAGAATTAGTGGGCGAGCGCCAACGGGGACTCACCAAGTATACCATGTGGCTCATGAATAACGCCCGGCTCGGTATTGCCGCCCAGGCGGTGGGCATAGCCGAAGCGGCCTACCGGGAGGCGGATCTTTACGCCGCCAAGCGCATCCAGTTCAACGTGTCGGTACGGACCCTGCCGCCGGTGTTCGAGATGCTCACCGAGATGAAGGTTGCGGTGGAAGCGGGCCGTACGCTGCTCTACGAAACCGCCCGTTTTGTGGATCTCAAGGAAGTGCTGGAAGACTTTTCCGATGCGCACCCGGATCAGAAAGGCGATATTGTGGAGGACAAGAAGCGGTACGCCAAACTCGCGGGCTTCTTTACCCCCTTGGTCAAGGCCTACGCCACGGAGATGGCCAACAAGGTTGCCTACGACGCCATCCAGATCCACGGCGGCACAGGATATATGAAGGAGTTCAACGCCGAACGCCACTACCGTGACGCCCGGATTACCAACATCTATGAGGGGACCACCCAGCTCCAAGTGGTGGCCGCCATCGGCCCGGTCACCTCCGGTATAGCCCAGTCCATCCTGGACGAATACGATCAGGCGGACTTTACCTACGCCGCGGATCTTATAGCCAAGGTCCGCGCTGCCCGGAAGATCTTTGACGCCACCCTGGACTACGTGAAAGCCTACAAGGGCGAAGGGCACGAGCAGTTTCTCAGCTACCATTCCAGGCGGCTTGTGGAAATGACTACGGACCTGGTGATAAGTTACCTTCTCCTGCGGGATGCGGTGCACAGCGAGCGGAAGCTCAAGGTGGCGGCGATATTTATTGCCAAGGCGCCTTCCAGGATTGAGGCTAGCCACAGTTTTATTACCGGGGATAATGGGACTTTGCTGCGGTGTTATGCGGAGGTCATCGGGGCGGGGGAATAG
- a CDS encoding putative Ig domain-containing protein, with protein sequence MKKTLLVSISLVALFALFGALALAGCGGSDGGGKAPSLVSIAITGAPTTYATGAALNLGGLVVTLTYSDASTTPIELPAGTVIALDAAGSLTTKVGSVTVTVSGYNPAGTGEQTITVTVDGKTQQFTITVTGHVPVTGLTLTSTTAVVGTPLTLAATVTPTDATNKTIVWSVKAAGTTGASISSGVLSASSAGTATVTAIIANGLTATTAYTQDFDITVTTAPLDLADNASYDIPAGTVSAGISPVTIGAATGGTAPYSYAVSGNPAWISFNATTREISGTRPAAEEAAGSFTITVTDSATPAATASITVAYGAVSIPVPADLTITVGVDQGVVTIGRSDGAETPIVLSKGGTPNTLTLSATGFTDSTWLLDGDTATPIGTEGSITINASGYAVKKHSITFTGWKGATFYTSDPIDFSVQN encoded by the coding sequence ATGAAAAAGACATTACTGGTAAGTATTAGTCTTGTGGCTTTGTTCGCACTGTTCGGGGCATTAGCCCTGGCAGGGTGCGGAGGCAGTGACGGCGGCGGCAAAGCGCCATCCCTGGTATCTATTGCCATAACGGGAGCGCCGACCACCTATGCCACGGGCGCCGCCCTGAACCTGGGCGGGCTCGTAGTAACCCTGACCTATTCCGATGCGTCAACCACCCCCATCGAGCTGCCCGCGGGAACCGTCATCGCCCTTGATGCGGCGGGCTCCCTCACCACAAAGGTGGGTAGCGTCACGGTAACCGTTTCCGGGTACAACCCCGCCGGAACCGGGGAGCAGACCATCACCGTGACGGTGGATGGTAAGACACAGCAATTTACCATTACCGTTACCGGCCATGTGCCCGTTACCGGCCTTACGCTTACCAGCACTACCGCCGTGGTCGGCACGCCCCTGACCCTGGCCGCCACGGTTACGCCCACCGACGCCACCAACAAGACCATCGTTTGGTCGGTAAAGGCGGCGGGAACCACCGGTGCATCCATCTCGAGCGGCGTGCTGAGCGCCAGCTCCGCAGGTACCGCCACGGTAACCGCCATCATCGCCAACGGCTTAACGGCGACCACGGCATACACCCAGGACTTTGACATCACCGTTACTACCGCCCCCCTCGACCTTGCCGATAACGCAAGCTACGACATTCCCGCAGGAACGGTAAGCGCGGGGATTAGCCCCGTAACCATTGGGGCGGCCACCGGCGGAACCGCACCCTACAGCTATGCTGTTTCGGGAAACCCCGCCTGGATTAGCTTTAATGCCACCACCCGGGAAATTTCCGGGACACGTCCGGCAGCCGAAGAAGCCGCCGGTAGCTTTACTATTACCGTAACCGACAGCGCCACCCCTGCGGCGACTGCAAGCATCACCGTGGCCTACGGCGCGGTTAGTATCCCTGTTCCCGCCGACCTCACCATCACCGTGGGGGTGGACCAGGGCGTGGTTACCATCGGGCGGAGCGACGGGGCTGAGACGCCTATCGTGCTCTCCAAGGGCGGGACACCCAATACCCTGACCCTGAGCGCCACGGGCTTTACGGACAGTACGTGGCTGCTGGACGGAGACACCGCCACGCCCATCGGTACGGAGGGCAGTATCACTATTAACGCAAGCGGATATGCCGTGAAGAAGCATTCCATCACCTTTACCGGGTGGAAGGGCGCGACCTTCTACACCTCGGACCCCATCGACTTTTCGGTGCAGAACTAA
- a CDS encoding ribonuclease catalytic domain-containing protein → MISEKSLVAYKNKPALVIEANEKITISLAGGEKLKVREKDIEFLHHGPCSQADIEALFSIGTNGGETADIDIRGAWDLLQGNTVPLRDLAELAYGAYTVQSAWTAYGLLKEGLYFTGDIKALTSRDAAAVAADAERRNLKQRDQADRGAFLDRLKSLALDLPADSHFLQDVEALAYGRTEKSRTLRDLGRQEIPQEAHRLLLSAGVWTPWVNPHPQRFGLSLSPARFAPAPPPADEPRTDLTHLEAYAIDSPWSNDPDDAISLEKHPSGDTLYVHIADPAASILPGSPADIEARGRGATLYLPEGAVRMLTDEALSLFALGLSDGPTPRTGQVCPRTGQACPALTFKLILGEDGSILETDIFPSLVRITRLSYAQADVTAGAETVLAGLSRVAERNKQRRIAAGAVMIDLPEAHISVHEEKVAINLIETYKSAETVRECMLLAGEGAARWALQRHLPFPFVSQETGELPTAPLPGMAGSYQLRRCMRPRTLSTKPGLHWGLGLEQYTQVTSPLRRYTDLLAHQQIRAFLKTGAYGDCAPRVEEEILVALAAGEAAAAATVQAERTSRAHWTAVYLMDKKDSQWEGIVMEKKGSQAVVMIPALALETQLVPKGDTAPNDILTLSLSSVKIPESEAVFGSTLLT, encoded by the coding sequence ATGATTTCAGAAAAAAGCCTGGTTGCCTACAAAAACAAACCCGCCTTGGTTATCGAAGCCAATGAAAAAATAACCATTTCCCTCGCCGGGGGCGAAAAACTCAAGGTCCGTGAGAAGGATATCGAATTCCTCCACCACGGCCCCTGCAGCCAGGCGGATATTGAGGCGCTTTTTTCCATAGGAACTAACGGCGGGGAAACTGCGGATATCGATATACGGGGCGCCTGGGACTTGCTGCAGGGAAATACGGTTCCCCTCCGTGATCTGGCGGAGCTGGCCTACGGAGCGTATACGGTACAGTCCGCCTGGACCGCCTACGGGCTCCTTAAGGAGGGGCTGTACTTTACCGGCGATATTAAGGCCCTGACCAGCCGGGATGCGGCTGCGGTAGCGGCGGACGCGGAACGGCGGAACTTGAAACAGCGGGATCAGGCGGATCGGGGGGCTTTCCTGGATCGGCTCAAGTCCTTAGCCCTGGACCTTCCTGCGGATAGCCATTTTCTGCAGGATGTGGAAGCCCTGGCCTATGGCCGTACCGAAAAAAGCCGCACCCTGCGGGATCTGGGCAGGCAGGAGATCCCCCAGGAAGCCCACCGGCTCCTGCTCTCCGCCGGGGTTTGGACGCCCTGGGTAAACCCCCATCCCCAGCGGTTCGGGCTCAGCCTTAGTCCGGCCAGGTTTGCCCCGGCTCCTCCCCCGGCGGATGAGCCCCGTACCGACCTGACCCACCTTGAAGCCTATGCCATAGACAGCCCCTGGAGCAACGATCCGGATGACGCTATTTCCCTGGAGAAACACCCCTCGGGGGATACCCTCTACGTCCATATCGCCGATCCGGCAGCGTCCATACTTCCCGGCAGCCCTGCGGATATCGAAGCCCGGGGCAGGGGGGCCACCCTCTACCTCCCCGAAGGCGCCGTTCGTATGCTCACCGACGAAGCCCTCTCGCTTTTTGCCCTGGGCCTGTCCGACGGTCCAACCCCTCGGACAGGGCAAGTCTGTCCTCGGACAGGGCAAGCCTGTCCGGCCCTCACCTTCAAGTTGATCCTCGGGGAAGATGGTTCTATCCTGGAAACGGATATCTTCCCCTCCCTGGTCCGCATTACCCGACTCAGTTACGCCCAGGCTGACGTTACGGCCGGCGCCGAAACCGTCCTGGCGGGGCTTTCCCGGGTAGCGGAGCGCAACAAGCAGCGCCGGATTGCCGCTGGGGCGGTGATGATAGACCTTCCGGAGGCCCATATCTCCGTACACGAAGAAAAAGTAGCCATAAATCTTATAGAAACCTATAAATCCGCAGAGACTGTCCGGGAGTGTATGCTCCTGGCGGGGGAAGGGGCCGCCCGGTGGGCGCTCCAACGGCATCTTCCCTTTCCCTTTGTAAGTCAGGAGACGGGGGAGCTTCCCACTGCGCCCCTCCCCGGTATGGCCGGTTCTTACCAGCTGCGCCGCTGTATGCGGCCCCGGACCCTCTCGACCAAACCGGGTCTCCATTGGGGACTTGGTCTTGAGCAGTACACCCAGGTAACCAGCCCCCTGCGGCGTTACACCGACCTCCTGGCTCACCAGCAGATACGGGCTTTTCTCAAAACCGGCGCCTACGGGGATTGCGCTCCCCGGGTGGAAGAGGAAATCCTGGTCGCCCTGGCCGCCGGAGAAGCGGCGGCGGCAGCCACAGTTCAGGCCGAGCGAACATCCCGGGCCCACTGGACTGCGGTGTACCTCATGGACAAGAAGGATTCCCAATGGGAGGGCATCGTAATGGAAAAAAAAGGCAGCCAGGCGGTGGTGATGATCCCTGCCCTGGCGCTGGAAACCCAGCTTGTTCCAAAGGGCGATACCGCCCCGAACGATATCCTTACCCTGAGCCTCTCTTCGGTCAAAATTCCCGAATCAGAAGCGGTTTTTGGCTCTACTCTCTTGACGTAA
- a CDS encoding electron transfer flavoprotein subunit alpha/FixB family protein, translated as MSNDLSVMVYIQQDSGNLAEVSLELVSKARELADTLGVSVSAALFGEKVSQEVPRLASLGADTVYLYEEPKLKHYTPIPYTKLMIQVITDYKPQIVLYGATTTGRDLAPRVASYLKVGLTADCTDLQIGDHKQGETDYKNILYQIRPAFGGNIIATIVCPEKKPQMSTVREGVMRMNTPDTSRKANIVKVPANLGAADFPSEIIDRVLQEKTVNLKGANIIVSGGFGVGNKQNFKLIRELAETIGAEVGASRAAVDAGFISKDHQVGQTGTTVRPKLYVACGISGAIQHRAGMDGSARIIAINTDPEAPIFGIAQYGIVGDLFDVIPRMIKAYKARV; from the coding sequence ATGAGTAATGATTTAAGCGTGATGGTATATATCCAGCAGGACAGCGGAAACCTGGCGGAGGTGAGCCTGGAACTGGTTTCCAAAGCCCGGGAGCTGGCGGATACACTGGGGGTTAGCGTTAGTGCGGCCCTCTTTGGGGAGAAGGTTTCCCAGGAGGTCCCCCGCCTGGCGAGTCTTGGGGCGGATACGGTCTATCTCTACGAGGAGCCTAAACTCAAACACTACACCCCCATCCCCTACACAAAACTGATGATTCAGGTGATCACGGACTACAAGCCCCAGATAGTCCTCTACGGCGCTACCACTACCGGCCGGGACCTGGCCCCGCGGGTGGCTTCCTACCTCAAGGTTGGACTTACTGCGGACTGTACGGATCTGCAAATCGGCGACCACAAGCAGGGGGAGACGGATTACAAGAACATCCTCTACCAGATCCGGCCCGCCTTTGGGGGCAACATAATTGCTACCATTGTGTGCCCGGAAAAGAAGCCCCAGATGTCCACGGTCCGGGAAGGGGTGATGCGGATGAACACGCCGGATACTTCCCGGAAGGCCAATATTGTTAAGGTTCCTGCAAATCTCGGCGCCGCAGATTTCCCCTCGGAGATCATCGACCGGGTACTGCAGGAAAAGACCGTCAACCTCAAGGGCGCCAACATCATTGTGTCCGGCGGCTTCGGCGTGGGGAATAAGCAAAATTTCAAGCTCATTCGGGAACTGGCGGAAACCATAGGCGCCGAAGTGGGGGCCTCCCGGGCAGCGGTGGACGCGGGCTTTATCAGCAAGGACCACCAGGTAGGGCAGACGGGCACCACGGTGCGGCCGAAGCTCTACGTGGCCTGCGGTATTTCCGGGGCCATCCAGCACCGGGCGGGTATGGACGGTTCGGCGCGGATCATCGCCATCAACACGGATCCTGAGGCGCCGATTTTCGGCATTGCCCAGTACGGCATAGTGGGGGATCTTTTTGACGTGATCCCCCGGATGATCAAGGCCTATAAGGCCCGGGTATAA
- a CDS encoding InlB B-repeat-containing protein, which yields MKTITMKTLIHTPGRSLGRILRGAVFVTALLGLGSALLGCSNPLAPANTGGIGPDQGRLTITIGEGVPAESIALAPNAARTLVPAGLDSGAFNRYEVAWSGHATEPDGSNADYTLGAPITLKTREWTITVTAYAGTGEAEKASARASATKTIESGDGNTLPLTLAPITGEGAENGAFSYSVSFPAGLDSVTVTITTTTGGAVTGGVIAASGEQLAAGTLEDTALSLPAGQYLLNIKLLKAGGALSAGKTVGLHIYPNLTTTAPAYTFTNDDLVVTYAVNFTANGGTPVPATQYVAHGEKATVPAKPVLADKTFDGWHKEAGLTTLWDFATDTVTADTTLYAKWTDVSSLPDTATPTASPNGGAFFSLPLVTLASTTGGAAIYYTTDGTAPASAAGGSTSLYSAPFTLPDWGMVKAIAVKSGYNNSGVLTTAAYTQNTRTVTGIAVTTPPDKTTYYVKEALDLAGLVVTATYDDSTTGVIPVTLANTNWDSVKTSAGAGKTVTITIEGFTATFTVTVSVLTHTVTFNSNGGSAVAPKTVTDGDPVTKPTDPTRSGYTFDGWYPTAESSTLYNFATPVTGNITLYAKWTALPVSRLPTASVTIAVKDAAEDTSITFTLTNSPAYADSDPVTPANGTRWVVQHPSGGVNGSGQLAGSTAGLTVTNLGNAITITKSGGALAAGPYCIAAIETGKTQHTSYLILTVQEVGGGSMGGGIDHTLVGGVLTITGTGPMPDFAFASATPWYADRATITSIVVSSGITRVGNVAFSDSAATTVTLPDGLLTIGSGAFTNMSALEAIVIPASVTAIGGGLGPYQTFEDCSALTAITVDGGNTVYKSIDGVLYSKDGTTLHKMPQAKTGPFIIPDGVTVLNFGSFNNIRLSAIDFPASVTTIQTNFIGPASYTPNLTEITARWATPPKSAANLNQWGFTQQGKITLHIPTGTEEAYATAGWTDFLAYVDDVTTP from the coding sequence ATGAAAACAATTACCATGAAGACTTTGATACACACCCCAGGCCGTTCCCTGGGGCGGATACTGCGGGGAGCCGTTTTTGTGACCGCCCTCCTCGGTCTGGGGTCAGCCCTGCTGGGGTGCAGCAATCCCCTTGCGCCGGCGAATACCGGGGGAATCGGGCCGGATCAGGGCCGATTAACCATCACCATCGGAGAGGGGGTTCCGGCGGAGAGCATCGCTTTGGCGCCAAACGCCGCCCGGACCTTAGTCCCGGCGGGGCTGGATTCAGGCGCTTTTAACCGGTACGAGGTGGCCTGGTCCGGCCATGCCACGGAGCCGGATGGGTCGAATGCCGATTATACCCTCGGCGCGCCCATCACCTTGAAGACCAGAGAATGGACTATTACCGTGACGGCCTATGCCGGGACCGGGGAGGCTGAAAAGGCCTCCGCCCGGGCGAGCGCCACGAAAACTATCGAGAGCGGGGACGGCAATACCCTGCCCCTCACCCTGGCCCCCATTACCGGGGAAGGCGCGGAAAACGGCGCCTTTTCCTATTCGGTGAGCTTCCCTGCGGGACTTGATTCCGTCACGGTAACCATCACCACCACCACGGGCGGGGCGGTTACCGGCGGAGTTATCGCCGCAAGCGGCGAGCAGCTCGCCGCCGGAACCCTGGAGGATACCGCGCTGTCCCTGCCTGCGGGGCAGTACCTGCTGAACATCAAGCTGCTCAAGGCAGGGGGCGCCCTTTCGGCGGGCAAAACCGTGGGGCTCCACATCTACCCCAATCTAACCACCACCGCGCCTGCTTACACCTTTACTAATGATGACTTGGTGGTGACCTACGCGGTAAACTTTACCGCCAATGGCGGCACTCCGGTTCCTGCCACGCAATACGTTGCCCATGGCGAAAAAGCCACCGTCCCCGCCAAGCCCGTCCTGGCCGACAAAACCTTTGACGGCTGGCACAAGGAAGCGGGCCTCACGACCCTGTGGGACTTTGCCACCGACACCGTTACCGCCGACACTACCCTGTACGCCAAGTGGACCGACGTCTCCAGCCTCCCCGACACGGCAACCCCCACCGCAAGCCCCAATGGCGGCGCCTTCTTTAGCCTGCCTCTGGTAACTCTTGCAAGCACAACCGGCGGGGCAGCCATTTACTACACCACCGACGGCACTGCCCCGGCAAGCGCCGCAGGGGGATCGACCAGCCTCTACAGCGCACCCTTTACCCTGCCTGATTGGGGCATGGTAAAAGCCATCGCTGTCAAAAGCGGCTACAACAATAGCGGCGTATTGACCACCGCGGCCTACACCCAAAACACCCGCACCGTTACGGGCATTGCCGTAACCACGCCGCCCGATAAAACCACCTACTACGTGAAAGAAGCCCTCGACCTTGCAGGTCTTGTGGTAACCGCTACCTATGACGACAGCACCACAGGCGTTATCCCCGTAACCCTTGCGAACACCAATTGGGACAGCGTCAAAACAAGCGCCGGGGCGGGCAAAACCGTTACCATCACCATAGAGGGCTTTACCGCCACCTTTACGGTAACCGTGAGCGTCCTTACCCACACCGTAACATTTAACAGCAACGGCGGCAGTGCCGTAGCCCCGAAAACCGTTACAGACGGCGACCCCGTAACCAAGCCGACAGACCCCACCAGAAGCGGCTACACCTTTGACGGCTGGTATCCAACAGCGGAATCAAGCACCCTGTACAACTTTGCCACCCCCGTAACCGGCAACATTACCCTCTACGCCAAGTGGACAGCCCTGCCAGTAAGCCGCCTGCCCACCGCCTCGGTTACCATCGCAGTAAAAGACGCCGCCGAGGACACCAGCATTACCTTTACCCTGACCAATAGCCCGGCCTACGCCGATAGCGACCCGGTTACCCCCGCCAACGGCACCCGATGGGTAGTGCAGCACCCCAGCGGAGGCGTTAACGGCTCTGGCCAGCTTGCCGGTTCGACAGCGGGGCTTACGGTTACCAACCTGGGGAATGCCATCACCATTACCAAAAGCGGTGGCGCCCTGGCGGCAGGCCCATACTGTATCGCGGCTATCGAGACCGGCAAGACCCAGCACACCAGCTACCTTATCCTTACAGTGCAGGAGGTAGGCGGCGGCAGCATGGGGGGCGGCATTGACCATACCCTGGTAGGGGGCGTGCTCACCATTACCGGCACAGGCCCCATGCCCGACTTTGCCTTCGCTAGTGCCACACCCTGGTACGCGGACCGCGCAACCATTACCAGCATTGTAGTAAGCTCTGGCATTACCCGGGTGGGAAACGTCGCCTTTTCCGATTCCGCCGCCACCACAGTGACCCTCCCCGACGGGCTCCTCACCATTGGCTCTGGCGCTTTTACCAACATGTCGGCTCTCGAAGCAATCGTCATACCCGCGTCGGTTACGGCCATTGGCGGAGGTCTCGGCCCCTATCAAACATTTGAGGACTGCAGCGCCCTTACCGCCATTACCGTGGATGGGGGCAACACTGTCTACAAAAGCATAGACGGTGTGCTCTACAGCAAAGACGGGACCACCCTGCATAAAATGCCCCAGGCGAAAACCGGCCCATTCATAATCCCCGACGGGGTAACAGTGCTTAACTTTGGCAGCTTTAACAATATCCGTCTCAGTGCCATCGACTTCCCCGCGTCGGTCACCACTATCCAGACCAACTTCATCGGCCCGGCTAGTTACACCCCCAACCTGACGGAGATTACCGCGCGCTGGGCAACCCCGCCTAAATCAGCGGCCAACTTAAACCAATGGGGCTTTACCCAGCAGGGCAAAATCACCCTGCATATCCCCACCGGGACGGAAGAAGCCTATGCGACTGCCGGCTGGACGGACTTTTTGGCGTATGTGGATGATGTAACAACGCCCTAA
- a CDS encoding electron transfer flavoprotein subunit beta/FixA family protein, producing the protein MGLNIIVLVKQVPDTQNITGQAMKEDGTVNRAALPAIFNPEDLYGLEAALLLKDQFPGSKVNVISMGPPAASTVLKECLYRGADFTALVSDRGFAGADTLATSYALKCAIEKIGNYDLVLCGRQAIDGDTAQVGPQTAEKLGINQITCVSKVETVDPAKKEIIALRSIEGGWEKVKAKFPVLITFTDEGEAPRPASAKRLMTHKQAAPAADSSALALWDIPAIKADPNQCGLAGSPTKVKNINSVVLTAGEIKFIDPGEQGITELVHELIADHTLG; encoded by the coding sequence ATGGGTTTGAATATCATCGTTTTGGTTAAACAGGTTCCGGATACCCAAAATATCACCGGTCAGGCTATGAAGGAAGACGGTACGGTTAACCGCGCCGCCCTGCCGGCGATTTTTAATCCCGAGGATCTCTACGGGCTTGAGGCGGCGCTGCTGCTCAAGGATCAATTCCCGGGGTCGAAGGTGAACGTGATTTCCATGGGGCCTCCGGCGGCGTCGACGGTCCTGAAGGAATGTCTTTACCGGGGAGCGGATTTTACCGCCCTGGTGTCGGACCGGGGCTTTGCCGGGGCGGATACCCTGGCTACGTCCTACGCCCTGAAATGCGCTATCGAGAAAATTGGAAACTACGATCTGGTGCTCTGCGGCAGGCAGGCCATAGACGGGGATACCGCCCAGGTGGGACCGCAAACTGCGGAAAAGCTTGGGATCAACCAGATTACCTGCGTTTCCAAGGTCGAGACGGTGGATCCCGCTAAGAAGGAAATCATTGCCCTGCGCTCCATTGAAGGAGGCTGGGAAAAGGTGAAGGCCAAATTCCCGGTGCTGATTACCTTTACCGATGAAGGGGAGGCGCCCCGGCCTGCTTCGGCCAAGCGGCTGATGACCCACAAACAGGCTGCTCCGGCGGCGGATAGTTCAGCCCTGGCGCTCTGGGATATTCCGGCGATCAAAGCGGATCCCAATCAGTGCGGCCTGGCCGGTTCCCCTACGAAGGTGAAGAACATCAATTCGGTGGTCCTTACCGCAGGGGAAATCAAATTTATCGATCCCGGCGAGCAGGGGATTACGGAACTGGTCCACGAGCTTATCGCGGATCATACCCTGGGTTAA